The following are encoded in a window of Magnolia sinica isolate HGM2019 chromosome 11, MsV1, whole genome shotgun sequence genomic DNA:
- the LOC131219400 gene encoding folate synthesis bifunctional protein, mitochondrial-like, whose translation MKIFKHIIAGTKHGFKGVDKLNISRATGFSSLHTPADPSVEVHSPEHEVVIALGSNVGNRLHNFNEALSLMKKWGIRIIRHGCLYETEPAYVTDQPLFLNSAVRAITKLGPHELLRVLKQIEKDLGRTDGIRYGPRPMDLDILFYGKFKINSETLCVPHECIWERSFVMAPLVDLLGSTIDNDTAASWHSFTEQNGGIFGLWEKLGGESLVRREGLRRVLPVSGRLVDWSQKTHVMGVLNLTPDSFSDGGKFQLVEAAVSQVKLLISEGVDIIDIGAQSTRPAASRISPEEELNRLVPILEAVLQIPGIEGKLLSVDTFYSEVAKEAVSKGAHIVNDISGGHLDPDMLKTVAGLGVPYVAMHMRGDPSTMQNTENLIYEDVCKRVASELYERVRDAELSGVPAWRIIIDPGIGFSKKTEHNLEILMGLPAIRRELASKSFAASHAPMLIGPSRKGFLGEICDRPDALERDPATVAAVAAGILAGANIIRVHNVKDNLDAARVCDALLKQRKTH comes from the exons atgaaaataTTCAAGCATATAATTGCCGGTACTAAACATGGTTTTAAAGGAGTTGATAAGCTGAACATTTCTAGAG CGACGGGTTTTTCTTCTCTTCACACACCGGCCGATCCCTCGGTGGAGGTTCATTCACCCGAACACGAAGTAGTGATTGCTTTGGGCAGCAATGTGGGTAACAGACTTCACAATTTCAATGAAGCTCTTTCCTTAATGAAGAAATGGGGCATCCGCATCATTAGACATGGTTGCTTGTACGAGACTGAGCCCGCCTACGTGACTGATCAGCCCTTATTTCTCAATTCTGCTGTTAGAGCTATTACAAAACTTGGGCCCCATGAATTGCTGAGAGTACTCAAGCAAATCGAGAAGGATTTGGGTCGAACGGATGGTATAAGATATGGTCCACGACCgatggatttagatattttgttctATGGGAAGTTCAAGATCAACTCAGAGACTCTTTGTGTCCCACATGAATGCATATGGGAAAGATCGTTCGTGATGGCTCCTCTCGTAGATCTTTTGGGGTCCACCATAGATAATGATACTGCTGCGAGCTGGCATTCTTTTACTGAACAAAATGGCGGGATCTTTGGCTTATGGGAGAAGCTTGGGGGTGAGTCCCTAGTCAGGAGAGAAGGGCTAAGACGGGTTTTACCAGTCAGCGGTCGCTTGGTGGACTGGTCGCAGAAAACCCATGTCATGGGTGTCCTCAATCTGACACCTGATAGTTTCAGCGACGGGGGAAAGTTTCAGTTGGTAGAAGCTGCAGTTTCTCAGGTCAAGTTGTTGATCTCAGAAGGAGTGGACATTATCGATATTGGTGCACAATCAACTAGGCCCGCAGCATCTAGGATTTCTCCAGAAGAAGAATTGAATAGACTAGTTCCCATTTTAGAGGCTGTTCTTCAGATTCCTGGCATTGAAGGAAAGCTCTTGTCCGTCGATACTTTCTACTCAGAAGTTGCAAAAGAGGCAGTGAGTAAAGGGGCCCACATTGTCAATGACATTTCTGGTGGGCATTTAGATCCTGACATGCTTAAGACAGTTGCGGGACTCGGGGTCCCTTATGTTGCAATGCACATGCGTGGGGACCCATCGACGATGCAAAATACTGAGAATTTGATCTACGAAGATGTGTGCAAGCGAGTAGCTTCTGAGTTATATGAGCGGGTGCGGGATGCTGAACTGTCGGGTGTCCCTGCTTGGAGGATTATCATCGATCCCGGGATTGGATTTTCGAAGAAAACCGAACACAACTTGGAAATTCTCATGGGATTACCAGCAATCCGAAGAGAGCTTGCTTCAAAGAGCTTTGCTGCTTCTCATGCACCCATGTTGATCGGGCCATCGAGGAAGGGGTTTTTGGGTGAGATCTGTGATCGACCAGATGCTTTGGAGAGAGATCCTGCTACCGTCGCAGCCGTTGCGGCTGGGATTTTGGCTGGCGCTAACATCATCAGGGTGCATAATGTCAAGGATAATTTGGATGCTGCAAGGGTCTGTGATGCATTGTTGAAGCAGAGAAAAACTCATTGA
- the LOC131219402 gene encoding ESCRT-related protein CHMP1-like, protein MGKEKLMEQIFHLKLTSKSLVRQAKKCEQEEKSEKAKVKKAIEKGNMDGARIYAQNAIRKRNEQLNYLRFASRLDAVVARLGSQGSFQAVGKSMGGIVKALEGSLSVGNMEKVSQTMDRFEKVFVNMEVQSSFTEKAMAGTTSLSTPEGEVGSLMQQVADDYGLEVSVKLPQAGNQALGLKEKGVAVSEEELSRRLADLKSKG, encoded by the coding sequence ATGGGGAAGGAGAAGCTGATGGAGCAGATCTTCCACCTCAAGCTCACTTCCAAATCGCTTGTCCGCCAGGCGAAGAAATGCGAGCAGGAGGAGAAGTCTGAGAAGGCCAAGGTGAAGAAGGCAATCGAGAAGGGGAACATGGACGGAGCACGGATCTACGCGCAGAATGCCATCCGCAAGCGGAACGAGCAGCTCAACTACCTACGGTTTGCGTCCCGCCTCGATGCAGTCGTGGCCCGCCTCGGGAGCCAGGGCAGCTTCCAGGCCGTCGGGAAGTCGATGGGCGGGATCGTGAAGGCACTCGAGGGGTCCCTATCGGTCGGTAACATGGAGAAGGTGTCGCAGACGATGGATCGATTCGAGAAGGTGTTCGTGAACATGGAAGTGCAGTCTAGCTTCACCGAGAAGGCGATGGCCGGGACGACGTCGCTGTCCACACCTGAAGGGGAGGTGGGGTCCCTGATGCAGCAGGTGGCCGACGATTATGGGCTGGAGGTTTCTGTGAAGCTTCCACAGGCTGGGAATCAGGCTCTTGGATTGAAGGAGAAAGGGGTGGCCGTTTCTGAGGAAGAGCTGAGCAGGAGATTGGCAGATTTGAAATCCAAGGGTTGA